From the genome of Arvicola amphibius chromosome 9, mArvAmp1.2, whole genome shotgun sequence, one region includes:
- the Zfp41 gene encoding zinc finger protein 41 homolog: MEKPAGRKKKTQAPKEEAGVPKTTVKGEKVSKAKKPTKRSARKPRKPRKQPVLSPEDEAHIFDAFDASFKDDFEGVPVFIPFQRKKPYECGDCGRIFKHKTDHIRHQRVHTGEKPFKCDQCGKTFRHSSDVTKHLRIHTGEKPFKCGECGKAFNCGSNLLKHQKTHTGEKPYGCEECGKTFAYSSCLIRHRKRHLRKKH, encoded by the coding sequence ATGGAAAAGCCTGCAGGCAGGAAAAAGAAGACCCAGGCCCCAAAGGAGGAAGCAGGTGTGCCAAAGACCACTGTCAAAGGAGAGAAAGTATCTAAGGCAAAAAAGCCAACCAAGAGGTCAGCGAGAAAGCCCCGGAAGCCCCGCAAACAGCCCGTCCTGAGTCCCGAAGACGAGGCGCATATCTTTGATGCCTTTGATGCCTCATTTAAAGATGACTTTGAGGGCGTCCCCGTGTTTATTCCTTTTCAGAGGAAGAAACCCTACGAGTGTGGTGATTGCGGACGAATCTTCAAACACAAGACAGACCACATCCGCCACCAGagagttcacactggagagaagccctttaAGTGCGACCAGTGTGGGAAGACCTTCAGGCACAGCTCAGACGTCACCAAACATCTGAGAATCCATACTGGTGAGAAGCCCTTTAAATGTGGggagtgtgggaaggccttcaacTGTGGCTCCAATCTTCTGAAACACCAgaaaacacacactggagagaagccttacgGCTGCGAGGAATGTGGAAAAACCTTCGCCTACAGCTCCTGCCTCATCCGGCATCGGAAGCGTCATCTGAGGAAGAAGCACTGA
- the Gpihbp1 gene encoding glycosylphosphatidylinositol-anchored high density lipoprotein-binding protein 1 isoform X1, with product MKALRVILLVLLISGQSAGSRWAQEEDGDADLGSESYGYDDDYEEEEEEETNVVPGSRDKESLQCYICQSLHSGESCNQTQSCYHSYNFCTTLVSHGNTDNGLLTTYSMWCTDTCKPFTKTMSGTQVIKTCCQSKLCNIPPWQSPQVQDSLGGIARPTVDDGTRDPQGGKVDPPPVVKVTPPQSDGASSPKGDRDGQPRGSGAGCPLGWPKFGNTVLLLSLLTSLRA from the exons ATGAAGGCACTCAGGGTTATCCTCCTGGTCTTGCTGATAAGTGGACAGTCAG CAGGGAGCAGGTGGGCACAAGAAGAAGATGGTGACGCAGACTTGGGGTCAGAGAGCTACGGCTACGATGACGACTacgaagaggaagaagaagaggagaccAACGTGGTCCCGGGAAGCAGGGACAAAG AATCCCTACAGTGCTACATCTGCCAGTCGCTACATAGTGGAGAGAGCTGCAACCAGACACAGAGCTGCTACCACAGCTACAACTTCTGCACCACATTAGTCTCCCATGGCAACACTG ACAACGGTCTCCTGACCACCTATTCGATGTGGTGTACCGATACCTGCAAACCCTTCACCAAGACTATGTCAGGCACCCAAGTGATCAAGACCTGTTGCCAGTCTAAGCTGTGCAATATTCCACCCTGGCAGAGCCCCCAAGTCCAGGACTCTCTGGGTGGCATTGCACGTCCCACTGTGGATGATGGAACCAGAGATCCTCAAGGTGGCAAGGTTGACCCTCCCCCGGTTGTCAAGGTTACCCCTCCTCAGAGTGATGGGGCTAGCTCGCCCAAGGGTGACAGGGATGGCCAGCCCCGGGGCAGTGGGGCAGGATGCCCTCTAGGCTGGCCCAAATTTGGCAATACAGTCCTCCTGCTCAGCCTTCTCACTAGCCTACGGGCATGA
- the Gpihbp1 gene encoding glycosylphosphatidylinositol-anchored high density lipoprotein-binding protein 1 isoform X2, with protein MKALRVILLVLLISGQSGSRWAQEEDGDADLGSESYGYDDDYEEEEEEETNVVPGSRDKESLQCYICQSLHSGESCNQTQSCYHSYNFCTTLVSHGNTDNGLLTTYSMWCTDTCKPFTKTMSGTQVIKTCCQSKLCNIPPWQSPQVQDSLGGIARPTVDDGTRDPQGGKVDPPPVVKVTPPQSDGASSPKGDRDGQPRGSGAGCPLGWPKFGNTVLLLSLLTSLRA; from the exons ATGAAGGCACTCAGGGTTATCCTCCTGGTCTTGCTGATAAGTGGACAGTCAG GGAGCAGGTGGGCACAAGAAGAAGATGGTGACGCAGACTTGGGGTCAGAGAGCTACGGCTACGATGACGACTacgaagaggaagaagaagaggagaccAACGTGGTCCCGGGAAGCAGGGACAAAG AATCCCTACAGTGCTACATCTGCCAGTCGCTACATAGTGGAGAGAGCTGCAACCAGACACAGAGCTGCTACCACAGCTACAACTTCTGCACCACATTAGTCTCCCATGGCAACACTG ACAACGGTCTCCTGACCACCTATTCGATGTGGTGTACCGATACCTGCAAACCCTTCACCAAGACTATGTCAGGCACCCAAGTGATCAAGACCTGTTGCCAGTCTAAGCTGTGCAATATTCCACCCTGGCAGAGCCCCCAAGTCCAGGACTCTCTGGGTGGCATTGCACGTCCCACTGTGGATGATGGAACCAGAGATCCTCAAGGTGGCAAGGTTGACCCTCCCCCGGTTGTCAAGGTTACCCCTCCTCAGAGTGATGGGGCTAGCTCGCCCAAGGGTGACAGGGATGGCCAGCCCCGGGGCAGTGGGGCAGGATGCCCTCTAGGCTGGCCCAAATTTGGCAATACAGTCCTCCTGCTCAGCCTTCTCACTAGCCTACGGGCATGA
- the LOC119822955 gene encoding zinc finger protein GLI4-like encodes MATLEDIEESTPALSPSSLSSPGTPGDQHHVNPHGSPCSSPEVPSQAADLDLQEEVEVSRDTWLDSEWEPKKTPASLSSHSPGDGLASDGRALRGFLKSLPSMSKRGDSFGQGCTLEQSAGLPPGTLPCSQKRDTWHMVLLPQGAQGTEDSAKKAAELGSSLGRNCRQAKPHRCEACGKSFKYNSLLLKHQRIHTGEKPYTCHECSKRFGSWWGFMQHHRIHTGEKPYECGQCGQAFSHSSHFTQHLRIHNGEKPYKCGECGHAFSQSSNLVRHQRLHTGEKPYVCSQCGKAFIWSSVLIEHQRIHTGEKPYKCEDCGKAFRGRSHFFRHLRTHTGEKPFACGTCGKAFGQSSQLIQHQRVHYHE; translated from the exons ATGGCAACCTTAGAGGACATTGAGGAGTCCACTCCTGCCTTGTCACCCAGCAGTCTATCATCACCAGGGACACCTGGAGACCAGCACCATGTGAATCCTCACG gctcccCCTGTTCCAGTCCTGAGGTGCCTTCCCAGGCAGCAGACCTGGACCTCCAAGAGGAAGTGGAGGTCAGCAGAGACACCTGGCTTG ACTCTGAGTGGGAGCCTAAGAAGACTCCAGCCTCTCTCAGTTCCCACAGTCCTGGAGATGGCCTGGCCTCAGATGGAAGGGCTCTGAGGGGCTTCTTGAAGAGCCTTCCCAGCATGTCTAAGCGTGGGGACAGCTTTGGCCAGGGATGTACCTTGGAACAGTCAGCAGGCCTGCCTCCAGGGACCCTGCCCTGCTCTCAAAAAAGGGACACTTGGCACATGGTGCTCTTGCCACAGGGAGCCCAAGGGACCGAGGACAGCGCCAAGAAGGCTGCAGAGTTGGGCAGTAGTTTGGGGCGCAACTGCCGGCAGGCCAAGCCACACCGCTGCGAGGCCTGTGGCAAGAGCTTCAAGTACAACTCTCTGCTGCTGAAGCACCAGCGAATCCACACCGGGGAGAAGCCTTACACCTGCCATGAGTGCAGCAAGCGCTTTGGGAGCTGGTGGGGCTTCATGCAGCACCACCGCATCCACACGGGCGAGAAGCCCTATGAGTGCGGCCAGTGCGGCCAGGCCTTCAGCCACAGCTCCCACTTCACGCAGCACCTGCGTATCCACAACGGTGAGAAGCCCTACAAGTGCGGCGAGTGCGGCCACGCCTTCAGCCAGAGCTCCAACCTGGTGCGGCACCAGCGGCTGCACACGGGGGAGAAGCCGTACGTCTGCAGCCAGTGTGGCAAGGCCTTCATCTGGAGCTCCGTGCTCATCGAACACCAGCGCATTCACACCGGCGAGAAGCCCTACAAGTGCGAAGATTGCGGCAAGGCCTTCCGAGGTCGGTCACACTTCTTCCGGCACCTACGGACTCACACGGGTGAGAAGCCCTTCGCCTGTGGCACCTGTGGCAAGGCTTTTGGCCAGAGCTCCCAGCTCATCCAGCACCAGAGGGTGCACTACCATGAGTAG